From Candidatus Xianfuyuplasma coldseepsis:
TAAAGACTTACAGAAACTGACAAACATTGGAACCGAGTGTTCCAGTTGTAAGACCAAAACAAAAAAGAAATTTAAAAAATATCGAGAAAAACTAAGCGCTTAGATTTTGCGCTTTTTTTGTTATAATAGGGTTAGAAGGATGTGATTGGATGCGACAAATTGGTATTGTCGATATCGGTAG
This genomic window contains:
- a CDS encoding (2Fe-2S)-binding protein yields the protein MGKKTKEEYICSCFMITKNDVKEHIQNGVLKYKDLQKLTNIGTECSSCKTKTKKKFKKYREKLSA